A genome region from Streptomyces xanthophaeus includes the following:
- a CDS encoding transglycosylase domain-containing protein: MAGTGRSREGRAASEGSDGAVPGRRGRSGSRAKPRARSGRFDASARALAPALAGARTQLRRLRPDFPRPGRTGWRRWMPSWRQWLGVGLCAFLGMVSFVTIAYATTDIPDDLNSFAKQQDNVYYWADGSTMARTGWVSRQEMPLDKVPDKVRGAVLAAENGSFYSDPGVSPSGVLRAVGAAVTGGETQGGSTITQQYVKNAYLNQDRTVSRKFTELLLAVKLDNRKSKDQILQDYLNTSWFGRGTYGIQRASQAYYGKDVSQLNPSEGAFLASLLKGAALYDPALGKENHERAVERWNWILDRMVETGRLSRAERATYTTFPEPSAASLVGIPGAQTGYLVEMAKAYTIKAGHIEESEFDLGGYQIYTTFDRARMTALTAAVQEAQKGFDAERRPDTDKYAKIGAASIAPDGRLLAVYGGPDYLKQGFNESNATTIPVGTAFAPIVYAAALDEGVLRERGKDRTPVSPSSTYDGNDQVTVQTPDGPYWDRSGKVVKGRNDGGRNWGQVTLRQAVAQSVNTPMLQLGLDVGLDRVQDFAQRSGLLESSLGPRIPAFSLGENSTPSAIRMAGAYQTFAADGMHTDPYSVRSVTRNGADVPLDAPKPTRAVTAKTARAVTDALRDAVTEGSAKTVGKAHAGTAGKTGTTAANTAGWFVASTEDESTAVVVYRMSLTDLVPLPLTGLGGDAPGTPGSERAVRLWGDYIKAVK, translated from the coding sequence ATGGCAGGTACGGGGCGATCTCGGGAAGGGCGGGCGGCTTCGGAGGGCAGCGACGGAGCGGTCCCGGGCCGCCGGGGGAGGTCGGGGTCGCGCGCCAAGCCACGGGCACGTTCCGGCCGGTTCGATGCCTCCGCGCGGGCCCTCGCCCCGGCCCTCGCCGGGGCGCGCACGCAACTGCGGCGTCTGCGCCCCGACTTCCCGCGGCCGGGCCGCACCGGCTGGCGCCGGTGGATGCCTTCGTGGCGTCAGTGGCTGGGCGTCGGCCTGTGCGCGTTCCTGGGCATGGTGAGCTTCGTCACGATCGCGTACGCAACCACCGACATACCCGACGATCTCAACTCCTTCGCCAAACAGCAGGACAACGTCTACTACTGGGCCGACGGTTCCACGATGGCCCGGACGGGCTGGGTCAGCCGCCAGGAGATGCCGCTGGACAAGGTGCCCGACAAGGTCCGGGGAGCCGTGCTCGCGGCCGAGAACGGCAGCTTCTACTCGGATCCCGGAGTCTCGCCGTCCGGAGTCCTGCGCGCCGTGGGCGCCGCGGTGACGGGGGGCGAGACCCAGGGCGGGTCCACCATCACGCAGCAGTACGTGAAGAACGCCTATCTGAACCAGGACCGCACCGTCTCCCGGAAATTCACCGAGCTCCTGCTCGCCGTGAAGCTGGACAACCGCAAGAGCAAGGATCAGATCCTTCAGGACTACCTCAACACCAGCTGGTTCGGGCGCGGGACCTACGGCATTCAGCGCGCGTCGCAGGCCTACTACGGCAAGGACGTGTCGCAGCTCAATCCCAGCGAGGGCGCCTTCCTGGCCTCCCTCCTGAAGGGTGCGGCCCTCTACGACCCCGCTCTCGGCAAGGAGAACCACGAGCGGGCCGTCGAACGCTGGAACTGGATCCTGGACCGCATGGTCGAGACCGGCCGTCTCTCGCGCGCCGAGCGCGCCACCTACACGACGTTCCCCGAGCCCTCGGCCGCCTCCCTCGTCGGAATACCCGGCGCGCAGACCGGCTACCTGGTCGAGATGGCCAAGGCCTACACCATCAAGGCCGGCCACATCGAGGAGTCCGAATTCGACCTCGGCGGCTACCAGATCTACACGACCTTCGACCGGGCCCGGATGACCGCGCTGACCGCCGCCGTCCAGGAGGCCCAGAAGGGCTTCGACGCCGAGCGGCGTCCCGATACCGACAAGTACGCCAAGATAGGCGCGGCGAGCATCGCCCCTGACGGGCGGCTGCTCGCCGTGTACGGCGGCCCCGACTACCTGAAGCAGGGCTTCAACGAGTCGAACGCGACGACGATCCCGGTCGGCACGGCTTTCGCACCGATCGTCTACGCCGCCGCGCTCGACGAAGGGGTGCTGCGCGAGCGCGGCAAGGACCGTACGCCGGTCTCCCCCTCCAGCACCTACGACGGCAACGACCAGGTCACCGTGCAGACGCCCGACGGACCGTACTGGGACCGCAGCGGCAAGGTGGTGAAGGGGCGCAACGACGGCGGCCGCAACTGGGGTCAGGTGACCCTGCGCCAGGCCGTGGCCCAGTCCGTCAACACGCCCATGCTCCAGCTCGGCCTCGATGTCGGCCTCGACCGGGTGCAGGACTTCGCCCAGCGCTCGGGACTGCTCGAATCGAGCCTCGGCCCACGGATCCCCGCGTTCAGCCTCGGGGAGAATTCGACGCCCAGCGCGATCCGGATGGCCGGCGCCTACCAGACCTTCGCCGCCGACGGCATGCACACCGACCCGTACTCGGTGCGCTCGGTCACCCGCAACGGCGCCGACGTGCCGCTCGACGCGCCGAAGCCGACCCGGGCCGTGACCGCCAAGACCGCTCGCGCGGTGACGGACGCCCTGCGGGACGCCGTCACCGAGGGGTCGGCGAAGACGGTGGGCAAAGCCCACGCCGGTACGGCGGGCAAGACCGGTACGACGGCCGCGAACACGGCGGGCTGGTTCGTGGCCAGCACCGAGGACGAGTCCACGGCGGTCGTGGTCTACCGGATGTCGCTCACCGACCTGGTTCCGCTGCCGCTCACGGGGCTGGGGGGCGACGCCCCGGGCACGCCGGGCAGCGAGCGGGCGGTACGTCTGTGGGGCGACTACATCAAGGCGGTGAAGTAG
- a CDS encoding mycothione reductase, protein MRHHDLVVIGAGSGNAVVDGSFADLDVAIVEERWFGGTCLNAGCIPSKMLAYTAHVAHTVREAGKYDVDAELRAVRWREVRDRVFARLDAERDEGRTGREQQDSVTVYEGRARFTGPRTLRIDRAEGPVDVSAGQIVVAAGGRPLVPRPVADAGLPYETSDTVMRIDAPPRHLAILGGGYIAAELADVFAGTGSSVTIVEKEEHLLGPQDETVRERFTELVRSRYDLRLGREVTAVGGRPGALRLTLDDGSTVEADMLLVAVGRVPNSDRLDLEAAGITTHDDGRVIVDRHQRTTAEGVFALGDICSPVPLKHVANREAEVVAHNLRHPDDLISADHALVPAAVFTRPEIASVGATEQECRDSGLDYLVGTAGYGDVAYGWAMEDTTGFCKVLAEPGTGRLLGAHLMGPQAPTLIQPLVLAATLGIAATTLTKSPYWIHPALTEVVENALLDLGL, encoded by the coding sequence ATGCGTCACCACGATCTTGTCGTCATCGGTGCAGGATCCGGCAACGCCGTCGTCGACGGCTCGTTCGCCGATCTGGACGTGGCCATCGTCGAGGAGCGCTGGTTCGGCGGAACCTGCCTGAACGCCGGATGCATCCCGAGCAAGATGCTCGCCTACACCGCGCACGTCGCCCACACCGTCCGGGAAGCGGGGAAGTACGACGTGGATGCCGAGCTGCGAGCGGTGCGCTGGCGCGAGGTGCGCGACCGGGTCTTCGCGCGGCTGGACGCCGAACGGGACGAAGGCCGTACGGGCCGCGAGCAGCAGGACTCGGTCACCGTGTACGAGGGCAGGGCACGGTTCACCGGACCCAGGACCCTCCGCATCGACCGGGCGGAGGGTCCCGTCGACGTCAGCGCCGGGCAGATCGTCGTCGCGGCGGGCGGCAGGCCCCTGGTCCCCCGGCCCGTCGCGGACGCGGGCCTGCCGTACGAGACGTCGGACACCGTCATGCGCATCGACGCTCCGCCCCGGCACCTGGCGATCCTCGGCGGTGGTTACATCGCCGCGGAACTGGCCGATGTGTTCGCCGGGACCGGGAGCTCCGTCACCATCGTCGAGAAGGAAGAGCATCTGCTCGGCCCTCAGGACGAGACGGTCCGGGAGCGGTTCACCGAACTGGTCCGCTCCCGCTACGACCTCAGGCTCGGCCGGGAGGTCACGGCGGTCGGCGGTCGGCCGGGCGCGCTACGGCTGACCCTGGACGACGGATCGACGGTCGAGGCGGACATGCTGCTCGTCGCGGTGGGCCGCGTCCCGAACAGCGACCGGCTGGACCTCGAAGCGGCCGGAATCACCACCCACGACGACGGCCGAGTGATCGTCGACCGACATCAGCGCACCACGGCGGAAGGTGTCTTCGCGCTCGGGGACATCTGCTCCCCGGTGCCTCTCAAGCACGTGGCCAACCGCGAGGCGGAGGTCGTGGCCCACAATCTCCGGCACCCGGACGACCTGATCTCGGCCGACCACGCACTGGTGCCGGCGGCGGTCTTCACCCGGCCGGAAATCGCCTCGGTCGGCGCCACCGAGCAGGAGTGCCGCGACAGCGGGCTGGACTACCTGGTGGGCACGGCCGGTTACGGCGATGTCGCCTACGGGTGGGCGATGGAGGACACCACCGGATTCTGCAAGGTTCTCGCCGAGCCCGGCACCGGCCGTCTGCTCGGTGCCCACCTCATGGGCCCGCAGGCCCCCACTCTCATCCAGCCCCTCGTTCTCGCGGCGACCCTGGGCATTGCTGCCACGACCCTCACCAAGTCCCCGTACTGGATCCACCCCGCGCTCACCGAGGTCGTGGAGAACGCCCTCCTCGACCTCGGCCTGTGA
- a CDS encoding carboxylate-amine ligase: protein MSSMLIAPVYGMDRARTALPQGRHGPTVGVEEEFVLVDRLTGRPAARGPHVVRAASAVLGEQVQAEFFSSQVEVCTRPATVLTEVRSELSLLRKVLGEVAAGEGCLLVATGTPAIPPGSPPTVTPGERYGRMAARWPSLIGSYDGMVCGCHIHVGVEGRGQALALAGHMRPWLPVFQALAANSPFSLGRDSGWASRRSVEHARWPGVGPAPLLDEVGYERLADHLVKTGTLLDRRMIYWYARPSEHVPTLEIRVCDVNADLDVVLLLTALVRGLATGLLLEIGDGRPPPDLPAGCLHAAHRLAARHGLAGEGLDPARGEYVPALTLTERLLARAAPGLAATGDLELAEELFHRVRRSGGGAARQRAAYLRRGRLGDVVGDLVRTTAAG, encoded by the coding sequence ATGTCCTCGATGCTGATCGCCCCGGTCTACGGCATGGATCGTGCACGGACGGCGCTGCCGCAGGGCAGGCACGGTCCGACGGTGGGGGTGGAGGAGGAATTCGTGCTCGTGGACCGGCTGACGGGACGCCCTGCGGCCCGTGGTCCCCACGTGGTGAGAGCCGCGAGTGCGGTCCTGGGCGAGCAGGTCCAGGCAGAATTCTTCAGCTCGCAGGTCGAGGTGTGCACCAGGCCCGCGACGGTACTGACCGAGGTGAGGTCGGAACTGTCTCTGCTGCGCAAGGTGCTGGGGGAAGTGGCGGCCGGTGAGGGTTGTCTGCTGGTGGCCACCGGCACTCCCGCGATCCCACCGGGGAGTCCGCCGACCGTGACCCCGGGAGAGCGTTACGGGCGGATGGCCGCCCGCTGGCCCTCCCTGATCGGTTCGTACGACGGGATGGTGTGCGGCTGCCACATCCACGTCGGGGTGGAGGGGCGCGGCCAGGCCCTCGCGCTGGCCGGCCACATGCGTCCCTGGCTGCCTGTATTTCAGGCCCTCGCCGCCAACTCTCCCTTCTCCCTCGGGAGGGACAGCGGATGGGCGAGCCGCAGGTCCGTGGAACACGCGCGCTGGCCCGGCGTGGGGCCCGCACCCCTCCTCGACGAAGTCGGCTACGAGCGCCTCGCGGACCACCTGGTGAAGACCGGCACCCTGCTGGACCGCCGGATGATCTACTGGTACGCGCGCCCCTCCGAGCACGTACCGACGCTGGAGATCCGGGTCTGCGACGTGAACGCCGACCTCGACGTGGTACTGCTCCTCACCGCCCTGGTACGGGGCCTGGCCACCGGACTGCTGCTCGAGATCGGGGACGGGCGCCCGCCGCCCGACCTGCCCGCCGGGTGCCTGCACGCCGCCCACCGGCTCGCCGCCCGGCACGGGCTGGCGGGCGAAGGCCTCGACCCCGCGCGAGGGGAGTACGTACCGGCCCTGACCCTGACGGAGCGGCTCCTTGCCCGCGCCGCGCCCGGGCTGGCAGCCACGGGAGACCTCGAACTCGCGGAGGAGCTGTTCCACCGGGTGCGGAGATCCGGAGGCGGGGCCGCCCGCCAGCGCGCCGCGTACCTGCGGCGGGGGCGCCTTGGTGACGTGGTGGGCGATCTGGTCCGCACCACCGCCGCCGGCTGA